From Stigmatopora argus isolate UIUO_Sarg chromosome 14, RoL_Sarg_1.0, whole genome shotgun sequence, the proteins below share one genomic window:
- the LOC144088722 gene encoding somatostatin receptor type 5-like, whose protein sequence is MAEYNLTSVSEEMDGSFLRPHVTGHIANMSNGSEPPSFRMITAVVYSIVFIVGLLGNSLAIFVLIRYAKMKTVTNIYILHLAVADELYILGIPFLATNSVLYYWPYGDFFCKACMTADAMSQFMSTFCLTVMSIDRYLAVVHPIRSGTWRRPQVAMILSGMLWLVSFLVVMPVTIYSHVQESLNTCNITWPEMQPWWSVVFILYTSILGFFVPLLVISICYLLIVIKVRSAGVRAGVTKRRKSERKVTRMVVIIVLVFVICWMPFFTTNIVNLVYIIPENDATASVYFFLVTLTYVNSCANPILYGFLSDKFRQSFQRVLCFHKTKGVATVANQREARLATPQEAPMDNHEPLFLSSNPNHNGYTQNIQSIQMEGAGKLDEMLPASI, encoded by the exons ATGGCGGAGTACAATCTAACGTCAGTGTCCGAGGAAATGGACGGATCATTCCTCCGACCCCACGTAACGGGCCACATCGCGAACATGTCTAACGGGAGCGAGCCGCCGTCTTTCCGTATGATAACAGCGGTCGTCTACAGCATCGTCTTCATTGTGGGTCTCCTGGGAAATTCCCTGGCCATTTTCGTGTTGATCCGCTACGCCAAAATGAAGACAGTGACCAACATATACATCCTCCATTTAGCCGTGGCGGATGAACTTTACATCCTGGGGATCCCCTTCCTGGCCACCAACAGTGTTCTTTACTACTGGCCCTACGGCGACTTCTTCTGCAAGGCGTGCATGACGGCCGACGCCATGAGCCAGTTCATGTCGACCTTTTGCCTGACGGTGATGAGCATCGATCGCTATCTGGCGGTGGTTCATCCCATCCGTAGCGGGACGTGGAGGAGGCCCCAGGTGGCCATGATCCTCAGTGGAATGCTGTGGTTGGTGTCCTTTCTGGTGGTGATGCCAGTTACCATCTACTCACACGTGCAGGAGAGCCTCAACACCTGCAACATCACGTGGCCTGAGATGCAGCCCTGGTGGTCCGTCGTCTTTATCCTCTACACTTCCATCCTGGGCTTCTTTGTACCGCTGTTGGTCATCAGCATCTGCTATTTGCTCATTGTCATCAAG GTGAGATCGGCAGGCGTGCGTGCAGGCGTGACCAAGCGGCGGAAGTCGGAGCGTAAAGTGACACGCATGGTAGTGATCATTGTTTTGGTCTTTGTCATTTGCTGGATGCCCTTCTTCACCACCAATATTGTCAATCTGGTATACATCATCCCCGAAAATGATGCCACAGCTTCAGTCTACTTCTTCTTAGTCACTCTCACTTATGTGAACTCCTGCGCCAACCCGATCCTCTACGGCTTTCTCTCGGATAAATTCAGACAGAGCTTCCAAAGGGTGCTCTGTTTCCACAAAACAAAAGGGGTTGCCACTGTTGCCAACCAGAGGGAGGCTAGACTTGCTACACCCCAGGAAGCACCAATGGACAACCACGAGCCTCTGTTCCTATCCAGCAATCCCAACCACAATGGCTATACACAAAACATCCAG AGCATCCAGATGGAGGGTGCTGGAAAACTGGATGAAATGTTACCTGCTTCTATTTAA
- the LOC144088721 gene encoding Na(+)/H(+) exchange regulatory cofactor NHE-RF2 isoform X2, with amino-acid sequence MANERKPRLCVMAKGDQGYGFHLHGEKGKTGQFIRKVESGSAAEAAGLRAGDRLVAVNGVNVDRETHGQVVQRIKAMDNETRLLVVDQETYEYLRNLRLTATEEMAVPGEEPPPPFFPPDPPCPAPTSLPSSPGKNKHEDGRNGSGMLQSMLQRSTSYKVPKHTRKLPSLAVKKEISVRAVAPTQAQSRLHGDPSELAPRLCHLVRSETGYGFNLHSHRSRPGQYIRSLDTGSPADQAGLRPQDRIIEVNGVNIEGMRHSEVVAFIKKGGNETWLLVVDPDADEYFKMKGIIPTTRHVKDYDGPSISNGSHSPLLNGSSTSHSIRSMTSDHSNHGNSTQAAGDERGRFSDPFAAIGLSATAAEEKRKLHAKEKRRAPHMDWMKKYELFSNF; translated from the exons ATGGCGAATGAGAGAAAACCACGACTCTGTGTGATGGCCAAAGGGGATCAAGGCTATGGCTTTCACTTACACGGGGAGAAGGGAAAGACTGGACAGTTCATCCGCAAAGTGGAGTCTGGCTCTGCAGCAGAAGCGGCTGGTTTGCGCGCGGGGGACCGTCTGGTTGCGGTGAATGGCGTGAACGTGGACAGAGAGACGCACGGTCAG GTAGTACAGCGGATCAAAGCCATGGACAATGAGACCAGGTTACTGGTCGTGGACCAGGAGACATACGAATATTTGCGCAATTTACGCCTGACGGCCACAGAGGAGATGGCCGTTCCCGGGGAGGAGCCGCCTCCCCCTTTCTTTCCCCCGGACCCCCCCTGCCCTGCACCGACCTCACTTCCGTCCTCCCCTGGCAAGAACAAGCATGAGGATGGGAGGAATGGTTCTGGGATGCTGCAGTCCATGCTGCAGAGGAGTACGAGCTATAAAGTGCCCAAGCACACCAGGAAATTACCATCTTTAGCTGTCAAGAAG GAGATTTCCGTGCGGGCCGTAGCCCCCACTCAGGCACAGTCCCGGCTCCACGGTGACCCATCGGAGCTGGCGCCACGCCTGTGCCACCTCGTGCGGTCGGAGACGGGCTACGGCTTCAACCTTCACAGTCACCGGTCCAGGCCGGGCCAGTACATCCGATCGTTGGACACGGGTTCGCCTGCGGACCAAGCTGGGCTTCGACCTCAGGATCGAATCATTGAG gTAAATGGCGTGAACATCGAAGGCATGCGGCACTCTGAAGTGGTGGCCTTCATTAAAAAAGGAGGCAATGAGACCTGGCTTCTAGTGGTGGATCCAGATGCAGATGAGTACTTCAAGATGAAGGGTATCATCCCCACCACCAGACACGTCAAAG ATTACGACGGTCCCTCCATCTCCAACGGCTCCCACAGCCCCCTGTTGAACGGCAGCTCCACCTCCCATTCCATCAGGTCCATGACCTCAGACCACAGTAACCACGGCAACAGCACCCAG GCGGCGGGTGACGAGCGAGGCCGATTCTCGGACCCGTTCGCCGCCATCGGTCTGAGCGCCACGGCGGCCGAGGAAAAGCGCAAGCTCCACGCCAAAGAAAAGAGGCGGGCGCCGCATATGGACTGGATGAAGAAATATGAACTCTTCAGCAATTTCTGA
- the LOC144088721 gene encoding Na(+)/H(+) exchange regulatory cofactor NHE-RF2 isoform X1, which produces MANERKPRLCVMAKGDQGYGFHLHGEKGKTGQFIRKVESGSAAEAAGLRAGDRLVAVNGVNVDRETHGQVVQRIKAMDNETRLLVVDQETYEYLRNLRLTATEEMAVPGEEPPPPFFPPDPPCPAPTSLPSSPGKNKHEDGRNGSGMLQSMLQRSTSYKVPKHTRKLPSLAVKKEISVRAVAPTQAQSRLHGDPSELAPRLCHLVRSETGYGFNLHSHRSRPGQYIRSLDTGSPADQAGLRPQDRIIEVNGVNIEGMRHSEVVAFIKKGGNETWLLVVDPDADEYFKMKGIIPTTRHVKDYDGPSISNGSHSPLLNGSSTSHSIRSMTSDHSNHGNSTQVGGTHNHFYLLHLRNVRPSPLQAAGDERGRFSDPFAAIGLSATAAEEKRKLHAKEKRRAPHMDWMKKYELFSNF; this is translated from the exons ATGGCGAATGAGAGAAAACCACGACTCTGTGTGATGGCCAAAGGGGATCAAGGCTATGGCTTTCACTTACACGGGGAGAAGGGAAAGACTGGACAGTTCATCCGCAAAGTGGAGTCTGGCTCTGCAGCAGAAGCGGCTGGTTTGCGCGCGGGGGACCGTCTGGTTGCGGTGAATGGCGTGAACGTGGACAGAGAGACGCACGGTCAG GTAGTACAGCGGATCAAAGCCATGGACAATGAGACCAGGTTACTGGTCGTGGACCAGGAGACATACGAATATTTGCGCAATTTACGCCTGACGGCCACAGAGGAGATGGCCGTTCCCGGGGAGGAGCCGCCTCCCCCTTTCTTTCCCCCGGACCCCCCCTGCCCTGCACCGACCTCACTTCCGTCCTCCCCTGGCAAGAACAAGCATGAGGATGGGAGGAATGGTTCTGGGATGCTGCAGTCCATGCTGCAGAGGAGTACGAGCTATAAAGTGCCCAAGCACACCAGGAAATTACCATCTTTAGCTGTCAAGAAG GAGATTTCCGTGCGGGCCGTAGCCCCCACTCAGGCACAGTCCCGGCTCCACGGTGACCCATCGGAGCTGGCGCCACGCCTGTGCCACCTCGTGCGGTCGGAGACGGGCTACGGCTTCAACCTTCACAGTCACCGGTCCAGGCCGGGCCAGTACATCCGATCGTTGGACACGGGTTCGCCTGCGGACCAAGCTGGGCTTCGACCTCAGGATCGAATCATTGAG gTAAATGGCGTGAACATCGAAGGCATGCGGCACTCTGAAGTGGTGGCCTTCATTAAAAAAGGAGGCAATGAGACCTGGCTTCTAGTGGTGGATCCAGATGCAGATGAGTACTTCAAGATGAAGGGTATCATCCCCACCACCAGACACGTCAAAG ATTACGACGGTCCCTCCATCTCCAACGGCTCCCACAGCCCCCTGTTGAACGGCAGCTCCACCTCCCATTCCATCAGGTCCATGACCTCAGACCACAGTAACCACGGCAACAGCACCCAGGTAGGTGGCACCCACAACCATTTTTATCTTCTTCACCTTCGTAACGTCCGTCCGTCACCGCTCCAGGCGGCGGGTGACGAGCGAGGCCGATTCTCGGACCCGTTCGCCGCCATCGGTCTGAGCGCCACGGCGGCCGAGGAAAAGCGCAAGCTCCACGCCAAAGAAAAGAGGCGGGCGCCGCATATGGACTGGATGAAGAAATATGAACTCTTCAGCAATTTCTGA
- the dhps gene encoding deoxyhypusine synthase isoform X2, with protein sequence MAEKIPSVALEAVLKTSSDLPEDLPKIRGYDFNQGVDLQALLKSYISTGFQASSLGLAIQEVNRMIEKRLEPTEAAENDCGDLPSRPGCTIFLGYTSNLISSGVRESIRYLVEHKMVDVVVTTAGGIEEDFIKCLANTYLGDFSLPGKELRLRGINRIGNLLVPNDNYCKFEDWLMPILDQMLLEQNTEGTHWTPSKMIHRLGKEINNTDSVYYWAYKNNIPVFSPALTDGSLGDMLYFHSYKNPGLILDIVEDIRRLNSQAVHAKKSGMIILGGGLVKHHVANANLMRNGADYCVYVNTGQEFDGSDSGARPDEAVSWGKIRTDAKPVKVYADATLVFPLIVAETFARHADQLTAGKKTE encoded by the exons ATGGCAGAAAAAATCCCTTCTGTTGCCCTCGAGGCTGTACTTAAAACCAGCAGCGACCTACCAGAGGACTTACCCAAGATCAGAGGCTACGATTTTAACCAGGGTGTGGATCTCCAAGCATTGCTCAAGTCTTACATCTCCACAGGTTTTCAGGCCAGTAGCCTCGGATTGGCCATACAGGAAGTCAACCGCATG ATCGAGAAACGTCTTGAGCCAACTGAAGCAGCAGAAAACGACTGTGGTGACCTGCCATCCCGCCCAGGTTGCACCATCTTCCTGGGCTATACTTCAAACCTCATCAGCTCTGGAGTTAGAGAGAGCATCCGATATCTGGTAGAGCACAAAATG GTGGATGTGGTTGTAACCACAGCAGGTGGCATAGAGGAGGACTTTATCAAGTGTCTGGCTAACACGTACCTGGGAGACTTCAGTCTACCTGGCAAGGAGCTTCGATTAAGAGGAATTAACAG AATCGGGAACTTACTTGTTCCCAATGATAACTACTGTAAGTTTGAAGACTGGCTTATGCCCATCTTGGATCAGATGCTGTTGGAGCAGAACACAGAG GGTACACACTGGACACCCTCGAAAATGATCCATCGACTTGGAAAAGAGATCAATAATACCGACTCTGTCTACTACTGGGCATACAAG aacAACATTCCAGTATTCAGTCCTGCATTGACAGATGGCTCTCTTGGGGACATGCTTTACTTCCATTCCTATAAGAACCCTGGTCTTATTCTGGATATTGTGGAAG atataCGCAGGTTGAACAGCCAGGCGGTGCATGCCAAAAAATCTGGAATGATCATCCTTGGAGGTGGACTGGTAAAGCATCACGTTGCCAACGCCAATCTCATG aGAAATGGTGCAGATTATTGTGTGTACGTGAACACGGGCCAGGAGTTTGACGGTTCGGACTCTGGCGCCAGACCCGACGAGGCTGTGTCCTGGGGCAAGATCAGAACTGATGCCAAACCTGTAAAG GTGTATGCCGATGCTACATTAGTATTTCCTCTAATTGTGGCTGAGACATTCGCTCGCCATGCTGACCAACTGACCGCCGGCAAGAAAACTGAATGA
- the dhps gene encoding deoxyhypusine synthase isoform X1: MPILDQMLLEQNTEGTHWTPSKMIHRLGKEINNTDSVYYWAYKNNIPVFSPALTDGSLGDMLYFHSYKNPGLILDIVEDIRRLNSQAVHAKKSGMIILGGGLVKHHVANANLMRNGADYCVYVNTGQEFDGSDSGARPDEAVSWGKIRTDAKPVKVYADATLVFPLIVAETFARHADQLTAGKKTE; encoded by the exons ATGCCCATCTTGGATCAGATGCTGTTGGAGCAGAACACAGAG GGTACACACTGGACACCCTCGAAAATGATCCATCGACTTGGAAAAGAGATCAATAATACCGACTCTGTCTACTACTGGGCATACAAG aacAACATTCCAGTATTCAGTCCTGCATTGACAGATGGCTCTCTTGGGGACATGCTTTACTTCCATTCCTATAAGAACCCTGGTCTTATTCTGGATATTGTGGAAG atataCGCAGGTTGAACAGCCAGGCGGTGCATGCCAAAAAATCTGGAATGATCATCCTTGGAGGTGGACTGGTAAAGCATCACGTTGCCAACGCCAATCTCATG aGAAATGGTGCAGATTATTGTGTGTACGTGAACACGGGCCAGGAGTTTGACGGTTCGGACTCTGGCGCCAGACCCGACGAGGCTGTGTCCTGGGGCAAGATCAGAACTGATGCCAAACCTGTAAAG GTGTATGCCGATGCTACATTAGTATTTCCTCTAATTGTGGCTGAGACATTCGCTCGCCATGCTGACCAACTGACCGCCGGCAAGAAAACTGAATGA